The sequence TGATGATATTCGTTTGAACTTCCTTGCTATAAATCAAAGTATCTTGATGATGATCTGCAATATAAACTTCGCGGATGTCAACTTCGCCTTTCCAATTGAGGCCTAGACGTTTAATATTGATGTCAGTTCCGTAAGTTTCGTTGAGATTGGTGGTCACCTTTTTTGCAGCCCAAGTCTGGACGGAAGGAATAGAAAAAATAATTATTATAAGTACGAGCAGCAATACAATGATTACGAAGGTGCGAACTATTATTTTCCGAAGTTTTTTGATACGCTTTTAAAGTTTTAATTTTACACCCAATAAATATACCTCTTTTGCTTTGACACAAAAAAACTGCTACATTCTCGGTATTGAATCTTCCTGCGACGACACTGCTGCAGCCGTAATCAACAACGGCGAAATCCTTAGCAATGTTGTTGCCACACAGGCAATTCACGAACAATATGGCGGGGTGGTTCCCGAGCTTGCTTCGCGTGCACATCAACAAAATATTGTTCCCGTTGTGCACCAAGCGTTGCGCACGGCAAATATCGACAAAAATCAGTTATCTGCTATTGCTTTTACGCGCGGACCTGGCTTAATGGGTTCGCTCCTTGTAGGCACCTCATTTTCAAAATCTTTGGCGATGGGTTTGGGCATTCCGTTGATAGATGTAAACCATATGCAGGCACATATTTTGGCACATTTTATTAAAGCCGAAGAACAGACCGCGCCAAACTTCCCTTTTTTGGCGATGACCATTAGCGGTGGTCATACACAGATTGTAAAAGTGACCGATTATTTTGAAATGGAAATAATAGGCCAAACCATAGATGATGCCGTTGGCGAAGCATTTGATAAAAGTGCAAAAATACTCGGACTCCCCTATCCTGGTGGTCCTTTGGTGGATAAGTACGCCCAACAAGGAAACCCAAAAGCTTTCAAATTTCCAAAACCAAAAGTGAATCCGTTGGATTTTAGTTTTAGTGGGTTGAAGACTTCGGTGCTTTATTTTGTTGAAAAGGAAGTAGCCAAAAACTCAGATTTTATTGCTGAAAACATAGAAGATATTTGTGCAAGCCTTCAGTTTACAATCGTCGATTATTTAATGGACAAGCTGAAAAACGCAGTAAAGAAAACAGGTATAAAAGAAATAGCTATTGGCGGCGGAGTTTCAGCAAACAGTGGTATTCGCACCGCTTTAAAAGAAGCTGAAACTAAATACGGCTGGACAACTCACATCCCAAAATTTGAGTTTTGTACAGATAATGCGGCAATGATCGCCATTGTGGGTGAGTTGAAATTTAAAGATGGAAGTTTTGCCGAGAGTGATGTTGTGGCTTCTGCGCGGATGAAGTTTTGAGCGAGTTTTCAATATAAAAATATAACTGAAGTAAATGCAACTTTTCTACAATCCAAACATTTCAAATAATTCAAAAGAAGTAACTTTTGATAAAGAAGAAAGCCGCCATATCGTAAAAGTTTTACGAATGAAGGATGGCGATGATTTCAAAATAACAAATGGCAAAGGTTCTTTTTTTAATGCTGAAATTACAAATGCAAACCCAAAAGGATGTTTGGTGAAAATTATTTCTGAAGAAATTCAGCCACCAATGTCCTATCAGCTTCACTTGGCGGTTGCACCAACTAAGTTAAATGATCGCTACGAATGGTTTTTGGAGAAAGCCACAGAGATTGGTATTTCAGAAATCACACCAATTATTTGCGCCCACAGCGAACGAAAAACTATAAAACCAGATCGCTACGAGAAAATCTTGCAAAGTGCCATGAAGCAATCGCTTAAAGCCTATTTGCCAGTTTTGAATGAAGCAGTTTCATTTAAGGATTTTATAAATTCAGAAAAGAGTTCCGAAGGTTTAAAGTGTATCGCACATTGCGAAGAAACCGATAAAAAATCCTTGAAATCAGTTATAAATAAAAATCAGAAAATTACAATTCTTATCGGCCCCGAAGGCGATTTTTCTTCTGAAGAAATTGAACTTGCAAAAATGTCGGGGTATATTCCAGTAACTCTAGGCGAGAGCCGCTTGCGAACGGAAACCGCGGCGATAGTAGCTTGCCATAGCGTGGCTTTTAAAAATGAATAAAACCTAACAGATTTCAATTTTTTAGCCTAAGCCTCAAAATTGGAGGATAAACCTGTTAGGCCTTACTTATATTTTTTGCTGTGTAGCAGCGGTAATGTCAAAGTTTTTGGATTGGGTAAAACCAATTAAAGTAAGTGGATCTCCATTTTCTACCAAACCTGGAATTATGATGCTTCCTCTTCCTTCGGTTTCGGTCAATGGAATTTCCAACTGTTCTACCACAATATTTACACTGGAAAGCTTTCTCCCACTATTTTCACCGCGTTTCACATTAGTTTCTTTTTTTTCGATAGCAAGGGCAACTTTTAAATCTTTTCCGGAAATAGTACCTTCTATTTTATAGTTAAAGG comes from Aequorivita sublithincola DSM 14238 and encodes:
- the tsaD gene encoding tRNA (adenosine(37)-N6)-threonylcarbamoyltransferase complex transferase subunit TsaD; protein product: MTQKNCYILGIESSCDDTAAAVINNGEILSNVVATQAIHEQYGGVVPELASRAHQQNIVPVVHQALRTANIDKNQLSAIAFTRGPGLMGSLLVGTSFSKSLAMGLGIPLIDVNHMQAHILAHFIKAEEQTAPNFPFLAMTISGGHTQIVKVTDYFEMEIIGQTIDDAVGEAFDKSAKILGLPYPGGPLVDKYAQQGNPKAFKFPKPKVNPLDFSFSGLKTSVLYFVEKEVAKNSDFIAENIEDICASLQFTIVDYLMDKLKNAVKKTGIKEIAIGGGVSANSGIRTALKEAETKYGWTTHIPKFEFCTDNAAMIAIVGELKFKDGSFAESDVVASARMKF
- a CDS encoding 16S rRNA (uracil(1498)-N(3))-methyltransferase — translated: MQLFYNPNISNNSKEVTFDKEESRHIVKVLRMKDGDDFKITNGKGSFFNAEITNANPKGCLVKIISEEIQPPMSYQLHLAVAPTKLNDRYEWFLEKATEIGISEITPIICAHSERKTIKPDRYEKILQSAMKQSLKAYLPVLNEAVSFKDFINSEKSSEGLKCIAHCEETDKKSLKSVINKNQKITILIGPEGDFSSEEIELAKMSGYIPVTLGESRLRTETAAIVACHSVAFKNE